Proteins encoded by one window of Haematobia irritans isolate KBUSLIRL chromosome 2, ASM5000362v1, whole genome shotgun sequence:
- the LOC142226703 gene encoding uncharacterized protein LOC142226703 — translation MTLLTTRVAKDMENTKRLLDLKELVSKGNGTEKTISSEEKSQEFPLDVATIEAFAKYEKLKEDMEDKSNLELSSTASSQEAFSNSIPPRKEEGFSSKIDSDIYSTETLPEIPDVSSNIKGFSTTIDSETLPMIADSEALIQNLEKKPEVAKSPKIYEDSSRSTDEPRSESENPISLTTNGSGDNLNNRVKILEHQEDSPISSTTTEPLLPMNEIRTEVIIRSAEEEEMEYVDTNDNAVAESVVRTIRQLRPNHPPRPRQRAQWTSTPQALVSHNYRSIETNPYQQHPVPHHHLQQQQQQQQYHHQQGQQGAYSFGVFNPYLTPPSTPSYSPLNSINSLNSAYKPNYQIVGQQQPQSYKQKPKVVYTGYNLSLPPPPSLKEPHPENDFRPIIGNYYSSTGSSSTLGTSTTIRPLNYVNDKDLLPYILQSLKELKEQRKKLQALNFSYFHLDNQPLHERTTQTPPSFGDYKSAPVKVTPNSHFSQISTVGGFYNNKNLPSQQTYQTKFPQPPAHNYGTEHGYVPSTTTESNYFQYNIIANQKMKNFYSTLKGQTTSLETSTLAPVTSNINIVSPPKLGKFPGFEQFTTGITYANATSASQPESFQTFMNPVTTTESQHTRPSSSLKPPIKLQFNLPEFISSLQTHDMAHLNPAVVDMLKYVQEVHKERPPISSSSSSSSPAIPSTSQGPMNPTVTPIYITSKRPTKGYESYLNSLKGSSTIGSSTSSTTSTTEYYDEEYEEEEEDESETDVRPPPEMKPYVPMTETMAPPRQQMLLPQSPTENPLKSSVSIYDTGFVLATTTRRPFFGQFYQHPTQIQANQIPSFINFPSDYFQEIKQKLPGIKLQFSSELPQTSNKPTRPSSTTSTTTRTTTTTTSTTTTTTTTPRPIYSTTTMTIPKMRYTIRPNRHRGQNKWNSQKNTTTATNTLTVIDSKDKTVGLRKRPLQLASSSMALNSGVGSNRLNTNLKDLNGPNKYSV, via the coding sequence ATGACTTTGCTTACCACCCGAGTGGCTAAAGATATGGAGAATACCAAAAGATTATTGGATTTAAAGGAATTGGTATCTAAGGGAAATGGCACCGAAAAAACAATATCGTCTGAAGAAAAATCTCAAGAATTCCCTCTAGATGTTGCTACAATTGAGGCTTTTgccaaatatgaaaaattaaaagagGACATGGAAGATAAATCGAACCTTGAACTATCCAGTACTGCATCTTCTCAAGAAGCTTTTAGTAACAGTATTCCACCACGCAAAGAAGAGGGATTCTCCAGTAAAATAGATTCTGATATATATAGTACAGAAACCTTACCCGAGATTCCCGATGTATCATCAAATATTAAGGGATTCTCCACCACAATAGATTCAGAAACTCTACCTATGATTGCCGACTCTGAAGCTCTCattcaaaatttagagaaaaaaccAGAAGTTGCGAAATCTCCAAAAATCTATGAAGATTCTTCTAGATCCACTGACGAACCAAGATCTGAATCCGAAAATCCTATATCTCTTACAACAAACGGTTCTGGTGATAATTTAAATAACAGAGTGAAGATTTTAGAACATCAAGAAGATTCCCCTATATCGTCTACAACAACTGAACCCCTTTTACCCATGAATGAAATTCGTACTGAAGTCATAATCCGATCTGCCGAAGAAGAGGAAATGGAATATGTGGATACCAATGATAATGCTGTAGCTGAATCGGTGGTACGGACCATACGTCAATTGAGACCAAATCATCCACCTCGACCAAGACAAAGAGCCCAATGGACAAGTACTCCACAGGCATTGGTTAGTCACAATTACcgctctatagaaacaaatcctTACCAACAACATCCGGTACCTCATCACCAtctacaacagcagcagcagcaacaacaataccACCATCAACAGGGACAACAAGGAGCCTATTCCTTTGGAGTTTTCAATCCCTATTTAACACCACCTTCAACGCCCAGTTATTCACCCTTAAATTCCATAAATTCCCTGAATTCCGCTTACAAACCCAATTACCAGATCGTGGGGCAGCAACAACCCCAGTCATATAAACAAAAACCCAAAGTGGTCTATACAGGCTATAATTTATCCTTACCACCTCCACCTTCTCTCAAAGAACCACATCCTGAAAATGATTTTAGACCTATAATtggaaattattatagcagTACGGGATCTTCTTCTACATTGGGTACGAGTACAACTATACGACCTTTGAATTATGTGAATGACAAGGATCTCTTACCATACATATTGCAATCTCTAAAGGAACTTAAGGAGCAGAGAAAGAAATTACAAGCTCTTAACTTTAGCTATTTCCATTTGGATAATCAACCTTTACATGAGAGAACCACACAGACACCTCCATCATTTGGTGATTACAAAAGTGCCCCAGTGAAAGTAACACCCAATTCTCATTTCTCACAAATCAGTACAGTGGGaggattttataataataaaaatttaccatCCCAGCAAACGtatcaaacgaaattcccccagCCACCGGCCCACAATTATGGGACAGAACATGGATATGTTCCCAGTACCACAACAGAGAGCAATTATTTCCAATATAACATTATAGCCAATCAGAAAATGAAGAATTTCTATAGTACCTTGAAGGGGCAGACTACGAGTTTAGAAACTTCCACTTTGGCTCCAGTAACCTCCAATATCAATATTGTAAGTCCTCCGAAATTGGGAAAATTCCCAGGCTTTGAACAATTTACAACTGGTATCACATATGCCAATGCAACATCAGCATCTCAACCGGAATCATTTCAAACATTTATGAATCCCGTGACAACGACAGAGTCTCAGCACACAAGGCCATCTTCATCGTTGAAACCTCCAATCAAACTTCAATTCAATTTGCCCGAATTTATATCAAGTCTACAAACTcatgatatggctcatttgaatCCAGCTGTGGTGGATATGTTGAAATATGTTCAGGAAGTTCATAAGGAGAGACCAccaatatcatcatcatcatcatcatcatcgccagCAATACCATCAACTTCGCAAGGACCGATGAATCCTACCGTAACTCCTATATATATTACCAGTAAAAGACCCACAAAAGGTTATGAATCCTATTTGAATAGCTTGAAGGGATCTAGTACCATAGGTAGCAGTACCAGTAGTACAACGTCCACTACCGAATACTATGATGAAGAATATGAAGAAGAGGAGGAAGATGAAAGTGAAACAGATGTTCGTCCACCTCCCGAAATGAAACCCTATGTACCCATGACTGAAACTATGGCTCCACCTAGACAACAAATGTTGCTACCTCAAAGTCCTACCGAAAATCCTTTGAAATCTTCAGTATCCATTTATGATACAGGATTCGTGCTAGCCACCACTACTCGGCGACCTTTCTTTGGACAATTCTATCAACATCCCACCCAGATTCAAGCCAATCAGATACCTTCCTTTATTAATTTCCCCAGTGATTATTTCCAAGAGATTAAACAAAAACTGCCCGGaataaaacttcaattcagttcAGAACTTCCCCAAACCTCCAATAAACCTACTAGACCTTCATCCACCACCTCAACAACAACTAGGACAACGACTACAACAACATCGACTACCACGACTACGACTACAACACCCAGACCTATTTATTCTACTACCACAATGACCATACCGAAAATGCGTTATACCATAAGACCAAATCGACATAGGGGACAAAATAAATGGAATAGTCAGAAAAACACAACCACCGCCACAAATACTTTGACTGTAATAGATTCTAAGGATAAGACCGTAGGTCTTAGAAAACGTCCCCTACAATTGGCTTCGTCTAGTATGGCCTTAAATAGCGGAGTTGGCAGCAATCGTTTGAATACGAATCTCAAGGACTTGAACGGACCTAACAAGTACAGTGTgtaa